A portion of the Flavobacterium limnophilum genome contains these proteins:
- a CDS encoding rhamnogalacturonan acetylesterase encodes MKFITFLLLLFTLNCFAQKPTIYGIGDSTMANKIKPEENPERGWGQMLPLFFNDNITIDNRAVNGRSTRSFIAEKRWDDILKTLKKGDYVFIQFGHNDAKEKDSLRYTNPHTAYRHNLIRFVEESRAKGATPIIFSSIVRRNFNEKGVLISTHGDYTMEARLVAQEYNVPFIDMEYLTELLEQSYGTEKSKQLHLHFKAGEIPYYKEDKADDTHLCVKGATEVAKIAVEELKKTKLDIVKYIKL; translated from the coding sequence ATGAAATTCATTACCTTTTTATTATTGCTATTCACGCTAAATTGTTTTGCACAAAAACCAACCATCTACGGCATTGGCGATTCTACAATGGCCAATAAAATAAAACCCGAAGAAAACCCGGAACGCGGCTGGGGACAAATGTTGCCACTTTTTTTTAATGACAACATTACCATCGACAACAGAGCCGTAAATGGCAGAAGCACCCGAAGTTTTATTGCTGAAAAACGTTGGGACGACATTCTTAAAACCCTAAAAAAAGGCGATTATGTTTTTATTCAATTTGGACATAATGATGCAAAAGAAAAAGATTCCTTGCGCTACACCAATCCACATACGGCCTATCGACACAATTTGATTCGCTTCGTGGAAGAAAGCAGGGCAAAAGGAGCCACACCAATTATCTTTTCTTCCATCGTTCGAAGAAATTTCAATGAAAAGGGTGTTTTGATAAGCACTCACGGCGATTATACCATGGAAGCACGCTTGGTAGCCCAAGAATACAACGTTCCCTTCATCGATATGGAATATTTGACTGAACTATTGGAACAATCGTATGGTACCGAGAAATCAAAACAATTGCATTTGCATTTCAAGGCTGGAGAAATCCCTTATTACAAAGAAGACAAAGCCGATGACACGCATCTTTGCGTAAAAGGAGCCACCGAAGTTGCCAAAATTGCCGTAGAAGAATTGAAAAAAACTAAACTAGATATAGTAAAATATATCAAACTATAA
- the pelA gene encoding pectate lyase: MNKLKETIILALLFVMSTSSYAQLSQEKWSEIITKKEPAWFATREAYDVAENVLLYQRNIGGWPKNIEMHAPLTNQDKQKLIELKSDTKEITTDNKATTQEMLFLSKMYAQTNDERYSKSFLAGLDYLLEAQYENGGWPQFYPLKKGYYTHITYNDDSMVNTLNVLKNCIENTNVYSIKPPQATLDKAKIAFDKGIDCILKTQYKQGETLTGWCQQHDEVTLLPAKARAYELPSLSGKESAKIVLLLMSIKEPTPEIINAVNSAYNWFEKTKINSLKEIRIIGEDGKISDKVMIDDPANGMPIWARFMDLETSKPFFCDRDGIKKDKLSDIGQERRAGYSWYSNQPKEVLKKYSKWSRKYNK, translated from the coding sequence ATGAACAAATTAAAAGAAACAATCATCCTTGCTTTATTATTTGTAATGAGCACTAGTAGTTATGCACAACTTAGCCAAGAAAAATGGTCTGAAATCATAACTAAAAAAGAGCCTGCTTGGTTTGCAACCAGAGAAGCCTATGATGTTGCCGAAAATGTATTGTTATACCAACGCAACATTGGAGGTTGGCCAAAAAACATTGAAATGCACGCTCCATTGACTAACCAGGACAAGCAAAAATTAATTGAGCTTAAATCTGACACAAAAGAAATAACAACGGACAATAAAGCCACCACCCAGGAAATGTTGTTTCTTTCTAAAATGTATGCGCAAACAAATGACGAAAGATATTCAAAATCCTTCCTGGCAGGTTTAGATTACTTGTTAGAAGCACAATATGAAAACGGAGGTTGGCCTCAATTTTATCCCCTCAAAAAAGGATATTACACGCATATTACCTATAATGACGATTCGATGGTCAACACATTAAATGTCCTAAAAAACTGCATCGAAAACACAAATGTTTATTCCATAAAACCGCCTCAAGCCACACTTGACAAAGCCAAAATAGCTTTCGACAAAGGCATTGATTGTATTTTAAAAACACAATACAAACAAGGAGAAACACTTACCGGTTGGTGTCAGCAGCACGATGAAGTTACCCTTCTGCCAGCAAAAGCAAGAGCTTATGAACTCCCTTCTTTGAGTGGAAAAGAATCGGCTAAAATTGTATTGCTTTTAATGTCCATTAAAGAGCCTACGCCTGAAATCATAAACGCGGTAAATAGTGCCTACAATTGGTTCGAAAAAACAAAAATTAATTCTCTTAAAGAAATACGCATCATTGGAGAAGACGGAAAAATTTCAGATAAAGTCATGATCGATGATCCTGCAAATGGAATGCCAATATGGGCTAGATTTATGGATCTTGAAACCAGCAAACCTTTTTTCTGTGATCGTGATGGAATTAAAAAAGACAAACTGTCTGACATTGGTCAAGAGAGAAGAGCTGGATACAGTTGGTACTCCAATCAACCAAAAGAAGTTTTGAAAAAATATTCCAAATGGAGCAGAAAATACAATAAATAA
- a CDS encoding glycoside hydrolase family 28 protein has product MKHKLLLCLFFSFFYCFAQNNSFPSHKVDEIIKRIPLPTIPSYQITVTKLGAKGDSISNAKPAFDKAMALCKKNNGGTILVPKGIYTLNGPIHFVSNVNLHLEDGAKIRFGSNPKDYPLVLTSWEGTMLYNYSPMIYANNVENIAITGNGIIDGEAKNTWIKWKPLEKKDQLLSREMNHKNTPLKERIFGEGHYLRPQLIQFFNSKNILLENVQIEDSPFWCVHLLKSKSITIRGVKYDAHNNNNDGIDPEYSSDILIENVLFDNADDNVAIKAGRDDEGRSNSDTPSENIVIRNCEFKGLHAIVIGSEMSAGVRNVYVENSKFRGYLKRGIFIKTNSDRGGYVKDIYFNNLAFGKVEDCLYITANYHGEGGGLFPSKVSDISFSNISCVEATNTGIVIEGFPDKKVANIKLDNINIQSAKNGMTITNTENVTTNEVVIGTKATTPTAVK; this is encoded by the coding sequence ATGAAACACAAACTCTTACTCTGCCTGTTCTTTTCTTTTTTTTATTGTTTTGCCCAAAATAACAGTTTCCCGTCCCATAAAGTCGATGAAATCATCAAACGGATTCCATTACCTACCATTCCTTCCTATCAAATTACAGTTACAAAATTGGGTGCAAAAGGCGATTCCATCAGCAATGCCAAACCCGCTTTTGACAAGGCAATGGCGCTTTGCAAAAAAAATAACGGAGGCACCATCCTTGTCCCGAAAGGAATTTACACCTTGAATGGCCCGATTCATTTTGTCAGTAACGTAAATCTGCATTTGGAAGACGGCGCCAAAATTCGATTTGGTTCCAATCCAAAAGATTATCCCTTGGTTTTAACCAGTTGGGAAGGCACAATGCTTTACAATTACAGCCCAATGATTTACGCCAACAACGTAGAAAACATTGCCATAACAGGCAACGGAATCATCGATGGCGAAGCCAAAAACACTTGGATAAAATGGAAGCCTCTGGAAAAGAAAGACCAATTGTTGAGCAGGGAAATGAACCATAAAAACACGCCCCTCAAAGAGCGGATTTTTGGCGAAGGCCATTATTTAAGGCCACAGCTGATCCAGTTTTTCAATTCAAAAAACATTCTGTTAGAAAATGTCCAGATAGAAGATTCCCCTTTTTGGTGCGTCCATTTATTAAAAAGCAAAAGCATAACGATTCGTGGCGTAAAATACGATGCCCACAACAACAATAACGATGGCATTGACCCCGAATATTCCAGCGATATTTTAATAGAAAACGTACTGTTTGACAATGCCGACGACAACGTGGCCATCAAAGCAGGAAGAGACGATGAAGGCCGCAGCAATTCTGATACGCCTTCGGAAAACATCGTCATTAGAAATTGTGAATTCAAAGGTTTGCACGCCATTGTCATTGGCAGCGAAATGTCGGCCGGCGTTCGAAATGTATATGTCGAAAACAGCAAATTTCGCGGCTATTTGAAAAGAGGGATTTTTATAAAAACCAATTCTGATCGAGGTGGCTATGTCAAGGATATTTATTTCAACAACTTGGCTTTTGGAAAAGTAGAAGATTGTCTTTACATCACCGCCAATTATCACGGAGAAGGCGGTGGGCTATTTCCTTCCAAAGTTTCCGATATTTCTTTTTCCAATATTAGCTGTGTCGAAGCCACAAATACAGGAATTGTAATCGAAGGGTTTCCGGATAAAAAAGTAGCCAACATCAAATTGGACAACATCAACATACAATCTGCCAAAAACGGAATGACAATTACAAACACCGAAAATGTAACCACAAATGAAGTTGTAATTGGCACAAAAGCTACAACTCCAACAGCCGTAAAATAA
- the fbp gene encoding class 1 fructose-bisphosphatase has product MKENNLTLGEFIIENQKEFQYSSGELSRIFNSIKLAAKVVSYKVNKAGLVDIIGGVGEKNVQGEDQQKLDVYANEVFIQTLINREIVCGIASEENDEFITVQGSDKGNNNKYVLLMDPLDGSSNIDVNASVGTIFSVYRRISEVGTPVTMEDFLQPGTAQVAAGYVLYGTSTILVYTTGHGVNGFTLNPAIGTFYLSHPKMKFPVDGTVYSVNEGNYVHFPRGIKDYIKYCQTEEGDRPYTSRYIGSLAPDIHRNLIKGGIYLYPTSTKSPKGKLRLLYECNPMAFIAEQAGGKASDGFSRIMEIVPTELHERCPFFCGSANMVDKVEEFMLAAKLSKY; this is encoded by the coding sequence ATGAAAGAAAACAATCTAACTTTAGGGGAATTTATTATTGAAAACCAAAAGGAATTTCAATACTCGTCGGGTGAATTGTCCCGCATTTTCAACTCCATCAAATTGGCTGCAAAAGTAGTCAGTTATAAAGTAAACAAGGCTGGATTGGTTGACATCATTGGTGGTGTTGGCGAAAAAAACGTTCAAGGCGAAGACCAGCAAAAACTGGACGTTTATGCCAATGAGGTTTTCATTCAAACGCTAATCAACCGAGAAATTGTTTGCGGAATTGCTTCGGAAGAAAACGATGAATTCATTACCGTTCAAGGGAGCGATAAAGGCAACAACAACAAGTATGTGCTCTTGATGGATCCATTGGATGGCTCGTCAAACATTGATGTGAATGCTTCCGTTGGAACCATTTTTTCGGTTTACAGAAGAATCTCCGAAGTGGGAACTCCTGTAACAATGGAAGATTTTTTACAACCCGGAACAGCTCAAGTTGCAGCGGGTTATGTGCTTTACGGAACCTCAACGATTTTGGTTTATACCACTGGGCACGGTGTAAATGGTTTCACCTTGAATCCTGCTATTGGAACGTTCTATTTGTCGCATCCAAAAATGAAATTCCCGGTTGATGGTACCGTTTATTCTGTAAATGAAGGAAACTATGTTCATTTTCCAAGAGGAATCAAAGACTATATCAAATATTGCCAAACCGAGGAAGGTGACAGACCTTACACTTCGAGATATATTGGAAGTTTGGCACCAGACATTCACCGTAATTTGATAAAAGGGGGGATTTATTTGTATCCAACAAGTACCAAATCGCCAAAAGGAAAATTGCGCCTTTTGTATGAATGCAACCCAATGGCATTTATAGCGGAACAAGCCGGAGGAAAAGCCTCGGACGGATTTTCGAGAATAATGGAAATCGTTCCAACCGAACTGCACGAAAGATGTCCTTTCTTTTGCGGAAGCGCCAATATGGTGGACAAAGTGGAAGAATTTATGCTCGCTGCCAAATTGAGTAAATACTAG
- a CDS encoding glycoside hydrolase family 43 protein, producing the protein MKFIKITSLFLCIIALQTAIAQEKNETNRSQVWVADNGDGTYKNPIINADYSDPDAIRVGDDYYMTSSSFNCIPGLPILHSKDMVNWELVNYALKKQPPFDVYDKPGHGNGVWAPSIRFHNEEFYIYYPDPDYGIYMIKTKDPKGDWSEPVMVKEGKGLIDPCPLWDDDGKAYLAYAYAGSRAGFKSLLAICSLNPEGTLANNNDDVIIIDGHDGEATIEGPKLYKRNGYYYVFAPAGGVPTGWQTVLRSKNIWGPYEKRKVLDQGKTKVNGPHQGAWVQTQTGEDWFFHFQDKFAYGRVVHLQPMKWINDWPVIGTDKDGDGTGEPVATYKKPNVGKTYPITTPPDSDEFNSPKLGLQWQWHANQQVYWGFPSTMGYYTMYCRPMPKEATNLFDVGNLLLQKFPADEFTATTKMTFNARFDDEQTGLVIMGLDYSYLKVKQTAGQLSISQVICKNADKKGKETESDSFQLKSNTFYLQVKVKAGGICNFFYSEDGKKFTAIGTDFTAREGKWIGAKLGFLALRNGNINDAGSVRIDWFRITK; encoded by the coding sequence ATGAAATTTATAAAAATCACCTCGCTTTTTTTATGCATCATTGCTCTTCAAACGGCAATTGCGCAAGAAAAAAACGAAACGAATCGTTCCCAAGTTTGGGTAGCCGACAATGGCGATGGAACTTACAAAAACCCAATCATCAATGCCGATTACTCTGATCCCGATGCCATTCGTGTTGGTGATGATTATTACATGACCTCATCTTCCTTCAATTGCATTCCTGGTTTGCCCATTTTGCATTCCAAGGATATGGTCAATTGGGAATTGGTCAATTATGCCCTTAAAAAACAACCTCCTTTCGACGTTTATGACAAACCCGGTCACGGAAACGGAGTTTGGGCTCCGTCCATACGATTCCACAATGAGGAATTTTATATCTATTATCCTGACCCTGACTATGGAATTTACATGATCAAAACCAAAGACCCAAAAGGCGATTGGTCTGAACCCGTTATGGTCAAAGAAGGAAAAGGTTTGATTGACCCTTGCCCATTATGGGACGATGACGGCAAAGCCTATCTTGCTTATGCTTATGCTGGAAGCCGTGCAGGATTCAAAAGTTTACTGGCAATTTGCTCTTTAAACCCAGAAGGAACTCTTGCCAACAACAATGACGATGTTATTATTATTGACGGTCACGATGGCGAAGCCACAATCGAAGGTCCAAAATTATACAAACGCAATGGCTATTATTATGTTTTTGCTCCCGCTGGTGGAGTACCTACAGGATGGCAAACCGTGTTGAGATCAAAAAATATTTGGGGTCCATACGAGAAAAGAAAGGTTCTGGATCAAGGGAAAACAAAAGTCAACGGCCCACACCAAGGTGCTTGGGTTCAAACACAAACTGGTGAAGATTGGTTTTTCCACTTTCAAGACAAGTTTGCCTACGGTAGAGTCGTTCATTTGCAACCCATGAAATGGATCAATGATTGGCCGGTAATCGGAACGGACAAAGATGGCGATGGAACCGGCGAACCTGTGGCAACTTACAAGAAACCCAATGTTGGAAAAACATATCCTATCACGACTCCACCTGATTCGGACGAATTTAATTCTCCCAAGTTAGGGTTGCAATGGCAATGGCACGCCAATCAACAAGTATATTGGGGTTTTCCATCTACAATGGGTTACTATACAATGTATTGCCGTCCAATGCCAAAAGAAGCGACCAATTTATTTGATGTGGGGAATTTATTATTGCAAAAATTTCCAGCCGACGAATTTACCGCAACCACCAAAATGACTTTCAATGCCCGTTTTGACGATGAACAAACCGGTTTGGTAATAATGGGACTTGATTACAGCTATTTGAAAGTAAAACAAACTGCTGGACAACTTTCCATATCGCAAGTAATCTGTAAAAACGCAGACAAAAAAGGAAAAGAAACCGAAAGTGATTCCTTCCAATTAAAAAGCAATACCTTTTACCTTCAAGTAAAAGTAAAAGCGGGCGGAATTTGCAATTTCTTCTATAGTGAAGACGGCAAAAAATTCACTGCCATTGGAACTGATTTTACTGCAAGAGAAGGCAAATGGATTGGGGCAAAATTAGGCTTTTTAGCACTTAGAAACGGAAACATAAATGACGCGGGAAGCGTTCGTATTGACTGGTTTAGAATAACAAAATAA
- a CDS encoding alpha/beta hydrolase, with product MKKRLLIFLFFTKIAFAQSSFPVDTSYTVKSVYNKVKKDHPHISYVPTRKHENVNQKKEIVYKKIKNRELHFDAYYNNNKKLNPAIVIIHGGGWRSGNKSQMETFAIEMASKGYSCFNIEFRLSLEAPYPAAIFDVKNAIQYIKKKARKFNMDTTKVAVLGCSSGGQMAALIGTTNGKSDFEDAKTNSKFSSKVNAIVDVDGILAFKHPESIEGTVAGLWLGGSYEEKPMVWQQASPLNNTDSNTPPILFINSSIPRFHAGRDDMITILNKYGTYNEIQTIQNSPHSFWFLNPWFDETINYTTQFLNKIFK from the coding sequence ATGAAAAAGAGACTGCTGATTTTTTTATTTTTCACTAAAATTGCCTTTGCGCAAAGCAGCTTCCCTGTTGACACAAGCTACACGGTAAAAAGCGTTTACAATAAAGTAAAAAAAGACCATCCACATATCAGTTATGTTCCAACTCGAAAGCATGAAAACGTAAATCAAAAAAAGGAAATCGTTTATAAAAAAATAAAAAATCGTGAGCTGCATTTTGATGCATATTACAATAACAACAAGAAACTTAATCCCGCAATAGTAATCATTCACGGCGGAGGCTGGAGGTCTGGCAACAAATCCCAAATGGAAACATTTGCCATAGAAATGGCCTCCAAAGGATACTCTTGTTTCAACATTGAATTCCGACTGTCTCTTGAAGCACCGTATCCTGCCGCTATTTTTGATGTCAAAAATGCAATTCAGTATATCAAAAAAAAAGCACGAAAATTCAATATGGATACCACAAAAGTGGCTGTATTGGGATGCTCGTCCGGTGGACAAATGGCTGCTCTAATAGGAACAACAAATGGAAAAAGTGATTTCGAAGACGCTAAAACGAATAGCAAATTTTCATCAAAAGTTAATGCCATAGTTGATGTCGATGGTATCTTGGCATTCAAACATCCAGAATCAATAGAAGGGACTGTCGCAGGGCTTTGGTTGGGCGGAAGTTATGAGGAAAAACCAATGGTTTGGCAACAAGCTTCACCACTAAATAATACAGACAGCAATACGCCTCCCATACTATTCATTAACAGCAGCATTCCTAGATTTCACGCTGGCAGAGACGACATGATTACAATATTAAACAAATATGGAACATACAATGAAATCCAAACAATTCAAAATTCGCCTCACTCCTTTTGGTTCCTGAATCCTTGGTTTGATGAAACAATAAATTACACTACTCAATTTTTAAATAAAATATTTAAATAA
- a CDS encoding glycoside hydrolase family 28 protein, translating into MTEIKISIKKLLLLAFFSLLLNSCGVNKQKSVVDNAPWKAMQLVINNVKTPTFGNKKYAITDYGAKADGLFDNSKAFKEAIQTCSKNGGGIVLVSAGKYYTGPIHLESNVNLHLEEGAEILFSTKPGDYPIVHTSFEGTELMNYSPLIYAYKKHNVAVTGKGTLNGQATKENWWPWCGGGSYGWKKGIPSQSDPLNRPRLVDMAEEGIAVADRVFGEGHYIRPNFVEFFECTDALLKDVTIINAPFWVIHPIKSTNITIDGVTVRSHGPNNDGCDPEYSKNVIIKNCTFDTGDDCIAIKAGRDADGRRVAIKSENIVVQNCTMFDGHGGVTIGSEISAGVSNVYVENCIMNSPNLDVAIRLKTNSRRGALIENFYVRNIEIGQVKEAVLKVDMFYNVHGNQTGNFIPRIENISLENVKVKNAGKYSILAKGYAASPIKNITFKKVTIDKVGTPFSIENVSNLNFIETYINGELVKNTTN; encoded by the coding sequence ATGACTGAAATAAAAATATCTATAAAAAAACTATTGTTGCTTGCTTTTTTCTCTTTATTACTTAATTCTTGTGGAGTAAATAAACAAAAATCAGTTGTAGACAATGCCCCATGGAAAGCCATGCAATTAGTGATTAACAACGTCAAAACACCTACTTTCGGCAACAAAAAATATGCAATTACGGATTATGGAGCTAAAGCTGATGGCCTTTTTGACAATTCCAAAGCATTTAAAGAAGCAATCCAAACTTGTTCCAAAAATGGAGGAGGAATCGTTTTGGTATCTGCCGGAAAATATTATACAGGTCCCATACATTTGGAAAGCAACGTAAATCTTCATCTGGAAGAAGGTGCAGAAATTTTGTTCAGCACAAAACCTGGCGATTATCCCATTGTCCACACCTCATTTGAAGGAACAGAATTGATGAATTATTCCCCTCTAATATATGCCTATAAAAAACACAATGTTGCCGTTACAGGAAAAGGAACTCTAAACGGTCAAGCCACGAAAGAAAATTGGTGGCCTTGGTGCGGAGGCGGTTCCTATGGCTGGAAAAAAGGAATTCCGAGTCAGTCTGACCCTCTCAACCGACCACGTTTAGTAGATATGGCAGAAGAAGGCATAGCTGTTGCTGACCGAGTTTTTGGAGAAGGCCATTACATTAGACCTAATTTTGTGGAGTTTTTTGAATGCACCGATGCCCTTTTAAAAGATGTCACCATTATAAATGCTCCTTTTTGGGTCATTCACCCAATTAAATCTACAAACATAACCATAGATGGCGTGACAGTTAGAAGTCACGGCCCGAACAATGATGGTTGTGATCCCGAATATTCTAAAAACGTGATTATCAAAAATTGCACATTCGATACTGGCGATGATTGTATTGCCATAAAAGCAGGAAGAGATGCCGACGGAAGACGTGTTGCCATAAAAAGCGAAAACATCGTGGTGCAAAACTGCACAATGTTTGACGGTCATGGAGGCGTAACCATTGGTAGCGAAATTTCGGCAGGAGTCAGCAATGTCTATGTAGAAAATTGCATTATGAACAGTCCCAACCTAGATGTGGCAATACGATTAAAAACCAATTCGAGAAGAGGTGCTTTAATCGAAAATTTCTATGTCAGAAATATCGAAATTGGACAAGTTAAAGAAGCCGTATTAAAAGTAGACATGTTTTATAATGTACACGGAAACCAAACCGGTAATTTCATCCCCCGAATTGAAAATATTTCGTTAGAAAATGTTAAAGTAAAAAATGCCGGAAAATATAGTATTCTGGCCAAAGGATACGCAGCATCTCCAATAAAAAACATAACATTCAAAAAGGTTACTATCGACAAAGTAGGCACTCCTTTTTCTATTGAAAATGTTTCGAACCTAAATTTTATTGAAACCTATATTAATGGAGAGCTTGTAAAAAACACAACTAATTAA
- a CDS encoding glycoside hydrolase family 88/105 protein produces MLNKKLNAFKATTLFISLAFFSCKTVAQEPVKTVEPQKIEISKNAKWSDKMALTLMKRHPEAYMIDNAKAPKWDYVHALVLHSFEELYKKNPDPRYAAYVKNYVDILVQNDGSIKTYELEKYNIDLVLPGRLLFNQYETTKDNRYLIAMQTLKKQLEGQPRTSTGGFWHKQIYTNQMWLDGLYMGQPFYAQYTATFENGKNLDDVAKQFEEIQLHATDPKTGLLYHGWDEKKLMPWANKITGNSPNYWSRALGWYVMALVDALDYFPKDHPKQKELVGYLNNACAALAKYQDKSGLWYQVTDKGGKKGNYLEGSGSSMFAYAFAKGANKGYLPAKYKKLANKAFDGLTTKLMKVDADGTITMTDVCAVAGLGGNPYRDGSYEYYVNEKKKDNDPKATGPFILAALELNR; encoded by the coding sequence ATGCTAAACAAAAAACTAAATGCTTTTAAAGCAACAACGCTTTTTATTTCACTAGCCTTTTTTAGTTGCAAAACCGTGGCACAAGAACCAGTAAAAACTGTTGAACCACAAAAAATTGAAATATCAAAAAACGCAAAATGGTCCGATAAAATGGCGTTGACTTTAATGAAACGTCATCCTGAAGCTTATATGATTGATAATGCAAAAGCTCCAAAATGGGACTACGTGCACGCTTTAGTGCTACACTCATTCGAAGAATTGTATAAAAAAAATCCAGACCCTAGATATGCTGCATATGTAAAAAATTATGTAGATATTTTAGTTCAAAATGATGGTAGCATCAAAACTTATGAATTAGAAAAATATAATATAGATTTGGTTCTGCCTGGACGATTATTGTTTAACCAATACGAAACAACAAAAGACAATCGCTACCTGATAGCCATGCAAACCCTGAAAAAACAATTGGAAGGGCAACCAAGAACTTCAACAGGTGGATTTTGGCACAAACAAATTTACACCAACCAAATGTGGCTTGACGGTTTGTATATGGGACAGCCATTCTATGCGCAATACACCGCTACTTTTGAAAACGGAAAAAATCTAGACGATGTTGCCAAACAATTTGAAGAAATTCAATTGCATGCAACTGATCCAAAAACAGGATTGTTGTATCATGGTTGGGACGAGAAAAAATTAATGCCTTGGGCTAATAAAATAACAGGAAACTCGCCAAATTACTGGTCAAGAGCTTTAGGATGGTATGTAATGGCACTTGTTGATGCCTTGGATTATTTCCCTAAAGATCATCCAAAACAAAAAGAATTGGTAGGTTATTTGAATAATGCTTGTGCTGCTTTAGCGAAATACCAAGACAAATCTGGATTATGGTATCAGGTAACTGACAAGGGAGGCAAAAAAGGAAATTATTTGGAGGGTTCTGGTTCATCCATGTTTGCTTATGCTTTTGCAAAAGGAGCCAACAAAGGATACTTGCCGGCAAAATACAAAAAATTGGCAAACAAGGCATTTGATGGTTTAACCACCAAATTGATGAAAGTGGATGCCGACGGAACCATCACAATGACTGATGTATGCGCTGTTGCAGGACTTGGCGGAAACCCTTACAGAGATGGTTCTTACGAATATTATGTGAATGAAAAGAAAAAAGACAATGACCCAAAAGCAACCGGACCATTCATTTTGGCTGCTTTAGAATTAAACAGATAA
- a CDS encoding LacI family DNA-binding transcriptional regulator — MNKKTTIYDIAKVLDITAASVSRALNNNPKISESTRKLVLETAAKMNYKQNKLALALRSGKSYNVGVIVPRIDSNFFASVIRGIEEELYAHKYNVIICQTHEDEKREFENINTLLNAQVDGILMSVSNVVSENASENDRIIKKVIEKNVPLVFFDRKKNIEGVSSVSINDYDVSYLATKHLVEQGCSRIAHFKGNLALEIFANRLGGYKQALLDSGIDFDENYVVQTKSSVEAGAQAVNALMKLKNPPDAIFSSSDFAALGAIQELKSKGLRIPEDFCVVGFGNEPFTDFMELPMSTVDQVPLEMGKMTAKVFLEHIDNTGNAKIEKKVVLTSELNIRQSSLRYSESRPIEVVNNKKGVKI; from the coding sequence ATGAATAAAAAAACAACAATTTACGATATTGCCAAAGTGCTTGATATTACCGCTGCTTCAGTATCAAGAGCATTAAATAATAATCCCAAAATTAGTGAAAGCACTCGTAAACTTGTATTGGAGACAGCGGCTAAAATGAATTATAAGCAAAATAAACTCGCCCTGGCATTGCGAAGTGGAAAAAGTTATAATGTAGGTGTGATTGTTCCCCGTATTGACAGTAATTTTTTTGCGTCGGTAATTAGAGGAATAGAGGAAGAATTATATGCACACAAATACAATGTTATTATTTGTCAAACGCACGAAGACGAGAAAAGAGAGTTCGAGAATATAAACACCCTGTTGAATGCCCAAGTGGATGGTATCTTGATGTCTGTTTCAAATGTTGTCTCTGAAAATGCCTCTGAAAATGATCGAATTATAAAGAAAGTTATAGAGAAAAATGTTCCTTTAGTCTTTTTTGATAGAAAGAAAAATATTGAAGGCGTTAGTTCGGTAAGCATAAATGATTATGATGTGTCCTATTTGGCGACCAAACATTTAGTTGAACAAGGTTGCTCTCGTATCGCCCATTTTAAAGGAAATCTGGCTTTGGAGATATTTGCAAATCGTCTTGGCGGGTACAAGCAAGCGTTGTTGGACAGTGGAATTGATTTCGATGAAAATTATGTTGTCCAAACCAAGAGTAGTGTCGAAGCAGGAGCACAAGCTGTTAATGCTCTTATGAAATTGAAAAATCCGCCAGATGCCATTTTTTCTTCGAGTGATTTTGCTGCTTTGGGAGCTATTCAAGAATTAAAATCTAAAGGGTTACGAATTCCGGAAGATTTTTGCGTGGTAGGTTTTGGAAACGAACCTTTCACGGATTTTATGGAACTTCCGATGTCAACGGTAGATCAAGTTCCTTTGGAAATGGGAAAAATGACCGCCAAAGTATTTCTGGAACATATCGATAATACAGGAAATGCCAAAATAGAAAAGAAAGTCGTATTGACTTCGGAATTGAATATTAGACAATCCTCTTTGAGATATTCGGAAAGTCGGCCTATTGAGGTGGTTAATAACAAAAAAGGTGTAAAAATTTAA